ATATAATTATTGAAAGTATAAATACTACTTCTGGAATCATAAACTGCAATATTAGTTATCAACTGGTTTGAAAGTAAAGTGGTTAATTTTCCCAAATAGCTATATTTTATTTTATCATCTTGAAAATTAAGTTTCAACAGATGTAAATAAGCAGACATTCTTGAAAAATGAGAAGCATCCCAGTTGACACTTTGGCTTTTCTCCAGAGCTACATCCTGAAAATCCGGATGATCACGCCAAATATTGGGCTGCAAGTACCATGCTTTATTATCTTTAATGCTTACTTCTTTCTTCAATACCTGGTAGAATCTATCTTTAATAGAGACTAAATCAGGAGTTATGGTTTGCTTTGCCTCTTTTTCAATCAGTAAAAGACTTACGCCTGTTCCCATAACGTAGAGCTCAAAATCAGTAATTGCTCTGTAATAGCTTAAATTACCATTAAAGTTCCCACTTAAGATATAATCTATCCTTTGTTTGACTCCATAAAATTTCTTTGATTCCGCATCCCAAATGTTTGCAGGATTTTTATTCCAATAATATAATACTTCACTTTTTATGAAATCATACATCTTGGTATTTTCGGCATTACCTTTTATACCACTTCTTCTTAAATATTCTGAAACAGTAAAATAAAAGGTTCTTTTAGCCAAATCATCAGCCTGCGAATTCTTTTTTACAATAAGTAATGTATTATAAGTAAACAGCTTCTGAAATTTATTTATTAACTCATTATTTTGAGTATCATAAGCATATTGCATAGGAACATACAAAAGAGCTGAACTATCATAAACAGAGCTGTACCACTTGGACAGTTGAGTCTCAGAGCTAAATACATCAGTATAAAAATCCAACATTTTGGAAATCTCCTTAACGCTTAAGTTTTTGTTCGTAAATGTGGGATTATCCGATGTAAATATTAATTTATTCTGTATTGCTGGTGCTGGTTTAAAAATAGGCATAGCCAAACAGAAAGAACTACTATACATCCAATAAGTAAATAATAAAGTAATCTTAAAAATAAAGGTAGAGCTTTTCATTTACGAACAAAAATTTAAATTATTTTTCAGTATACAATTTCGGAATTTTATTCACGATTTTAATTACTCTTTCAAAATCGAGTCCTAAAGTATCCAGGTACCATCTGATATTCTGATAACGGGGAGTATTTTCTATTCCCACAAGTTCTAAGGCTCTTTCTCTTGTTATTTGCCCTTCTCTAATCTGATTACTTCTGAACGTGTCATGCTCTGTAAAGCCAGCTACAGTATAATATACATAATTATAAAAAGCTGCTGTACCATCACCAATTCTCCAGGTAGTAGTAGTATCTATTGCCTTTTCCCAATTATAATCGTTTAAAAGGGTATTATCCACCTGCTCTTCATCCCATCTCCAATAATCAAAAATGTGGTAGTAATCCTGTTTTTCTGTAAAACTACGATAGTATTCTCCAGATAGAGTGTCCCAAAGTGAACTATTAAAATATCCCGGGCTCTCCATCATGGCTCTGAACCTTTTAGAATGGTATCTCAGCTGCTTCATCGCACCATGGCTGTATACTCTTTTTTCTTCAAAATCAGGTTCAATATCTAAAAATCCTGTTTTAAAGTGAGTTACTTCTAATGGATTTACTCCCCACAGATTAAGATTGATTCCCGTTTGCTTTTTAATATCTTCTACATGTCTGAAGAAGTGTTTATCTCCAGCGGTTAGCATTGCCATCATTCCTAAATGAGGTGATTTAAGCCATGCTTCCAGATTCATTCTGATATTCTTTCTTTTGAGTGAGATGTCTGCAGCAACAATAATATTTTCTACACCAAGATCTGCACACATACGGCTGATATTTCTTCGGCCAAGATCCGTTACCATTCCCCAATCATAGGTATAGGTAACAGGTTTCATTTCCAGTTCTTTTACAATAAGGTGCAGTCCATAGCAGCTGTCTCTACCTCCTGAAAAGGGAACAATACAATCCAGTTCTTTTCCTTTTCTTCTGTAGGGCTCAACCAGCTTAAATAATTCTTCTTTCGGTTTAGGATTATTTCTCGGTTTGTAGCTTTTACAATAATTACAGACCCCAGCTTCATCGAATTTTATAAAAGGCATGGTCTCAGGAAGAATACATTTGGTGCATCTCTTGATATCAAGTTTTTTATATTCAAGCAGGTTTTCTTCAATAGTATTGAATTTAAACTCAGGGATTAAGTCTTCTACTCTGCTTTTTTCATCTATAACCGTAAGGTTTTCTTTTGAGACAGGAATATCCAGAATCAAGGATTCTTCTTTTATCTGGGTAATGTTTTCGCATCCTATAATTTTAAGGCCATAGCTTTCTGATGCAAAATAAGTTTTATCCTCATTGTATCCTACGTATAAGCTGCCATTATTAGAGAATAAAAGGAGTTTTCCTTTTTCAGGCAGAGCAAGAGCGCAGGCAATAACTCCCTGGCATAAAGAAAGTACTTCTTTAGGAAGGTCTTCTATTTTGTTCTCACTATTAGTAAGAAATTCTTCTGCAATAGCTACAATGGCTTCAGAATCAATTTTTAATTGTCTGCTTACTGATAACTTACTCCAGACTTCGTCTTCGTTAACTATAATACCATTATGTATCGCACATATATTACCTCTAATCACGGGTTGATTATCTCCCAGTCCGTTGGTAATTAATCTGCTATGTCCTAAAACAATATTGTTATTATAGGGTTTTACCTTATTCAGTAATTTTTCAATGCTGTAATCAGCTCTGTTTACCTTATATTGGTTATTTTGATAATAAATCAAACCACTAGAGTCTACTCCTCTTTGTTCGGAGTGTTTTACCAGAGTTTGAAACTTCTGTTTATTAATACTGGTGTTCGATACGACACCAAAAATTCCACACATTTGTTTTTTTTCTTTTTTTAAATTAAACCTTTATAAATAATATTTATGGAAACTTATATACGTATAATCTGGTTTTATAAAATTAATATTATACATTTTCTAAGGTATTTCAAGTATATTTTTAATTAGCTATTCCTACTTTGTATCTCTTCTCAGATATAAAAAACATAATCCATATAATACTGCATCTCCAGGAATCAAAAGAATTACTCTTATTGTCTTCTAAATAAAATAATAAAACAATAATAAATAAAATCAGCATATCCTTATTCCTTTTGGAAATAGAATAATTTCTAAGAAAGAATAATATATATACCGATAGATATAATAACCCTGCTAGTATTCCCAATTCCATCATTGATTCAACAAACAAATTATGTGGATAATTGCTCACATCAGCACCATCAAGTATAAATCCTGAGCTTCCAATTCCTAATCCAAAAAAAGGATGATTTAATACTGATTCCAATCCTATTTCAAGAAAGTTTCCTCTCACTGATAAGCTCGCATCATCATTACCAGCTTTAAATATATTAAAGCGTTCAAAATCTACATTTTGAAATGCAAAAGTATAAATATTCTCTCCAAAAATAAGTATGGTAAAAAATAATGTTCCTATTGCAAACCCTGTTTTATAATTTATTTTATAATTTTTAAGATTCAAAGTAAAGAAAACGATTAAGGATAGTACCAAATTAATGATAGGCCCTCTTCCTCCAAGTTGAAATAATAGAAATAATATTGATAATCTGTACACTGCAACATACCATGTTAACTTGCTTGCCAGAGAAAAAATAAAACATGCACAAAGCATAATTCCAATAACTAAATAGGTAGGAACTTTATCTACCAACAATTCTGAATCATGAAATATAATAAACATATTATTCAGATACAGATAAAACAATGCTATAATCATTAATCCTCCAATAATATACATCAATAATTTCAATTCAGAAAAAATAGATTTTTTAAATACAATAATCGGATAAACGACTGTAAACATATTTAAAATAATAGCGAGGGTTTTGGATTTAGCGTACTCAGTAGATATTGAATACAGATTGGAAACAATAAAGATCAGGCTGAATACAGTAATTAAAATGACAATTGGGCGGTCATGTTTTTTGAGCGGAACAATTTCACGTATTTCAATAAGTATTAATGCCGTACAAACCAAAAGAGATAATAATGTCAAGTCTATTGGAATAGGTAACCACTTCAGAGATCCTGAGAAAACAAAAATAAAATAAATAAATACTTTAAAAAATACAAATTTGTCGGTAAATAAAGACATATTTCTCAATTAGAATTGGTTTTTAACAAAATTAGGCAATTTTCCATTTATTATAATCAATCATGATATGATATAAAATCTTTGTTTTATTGTCATTGTAAGTTCCTATTGTTTCGTATTATATTGTGAAATAAATCTTATATATACTTCCTGATACCATTTTGGGTCTCTGAAAATTCTGTCATTATGCCAAAGTATAACGAAATCACCTTCTACTCTTTTTGTTATTTTAAAAAGATTTTCCAATACCTCAAAAGCTTTATTCATAGAATATTTCTGATAATGCCTCAATGTAGCATCCATAACGATCAGAGGCTTCTCTAGAATATTATAAGGTTGATCTTTTTTAAAATTGTACGGGTAAAATTCGTGTGCTGTACCACATTTAAATCCTTCATGTTCTGCAAACCCCATAGTATAATCGACTTTTACACCACATTTTTCAAGATTTTCAAAAGTTACTCTTCGGTCAAATCTAAGATAATGCTGCCTTGCAAATACAATATCTCTTCCCGATGTATTTCTAAGCCTCTCTATTTCATCGTTCATAATCGTAACATCTCTGAACGTATTAAAGCCGGGATGAATGCCAAAGAGCATATCTGCATCTGTAATTTTAGACATCAACGCTAAAACATTATTATCTATATCCTGTCCTTTATCAAATTGAGATGGCTTTGCTGTCATAAAGAAAAAAACTGATTTTAAGTCATATTTTTTTGAATCTTTATACAATTGCTCTATTCCTTTAAGGTACTGATCTTCTTTTTTAGAAAAAATAGTTTTTAACATATTCAGTATTGAACTGCATAGTTGTAAAGGTCTTTTTTCTCTAATAGCTTCTCCAACTAAAGTTTTAATTGATGTAAAAAAGCCATCAAATCTATAAAGATCATCTATATCATGAGTAGGAACAAGTATTGTTGACCTTACTGAAGGGGTAAAACTTTGTACTTCATTTTTAAGAATTTTCCTGATCAGAAATGCATATTCATCAACTACAGGTATATTAATCAGATTATATTTATAGACTAAGCTATCTGTGTATCTAAATCTGTCAAATTCATCTCGTATTTCAGATGTCCATTCATCATAACAGGATAATAATACGAAAGATAAAGTAATGATGTCATAATTGATTTGAATATATCCATTGCTATATTCATACAGGTCATTTATATTTTCATCAATAACCGGAATAGTATAATCGTCATCATATGAAGGTATATATTTCATATGAGCTTTACCGTCTATTAAATTAACCAATTTATCCTGTGAACATAGCTTAAATTTAATTTTTATTCCTTCAACCTGGATAATTACATTATCTTCAGATAAAGACTCTAACGTTGGAGAAACGGTATAGCCAAATGCAATTTTCAATAAAAATTTAATTGTATATAATACTGCATTTTCTGTTCGCAAACTTTTTAACATTATTGTAAATTATAATAGGCTGGTTAATTTATACATTACGCCCCGAAAGAAACAAAAACAATTTTAATAATGAAGAATTTGTTTTAGACACTTCAAAATAGGCTTTTTGTTCTGTTCCATACAATCTAAATGCGCTTTCTACATTTTTTATCATACTTCCTTCAAAATCATAAGATTGGGTTTTATCACCCAAAAATTTGATGGATTCAAAAATCAAGCATGAAAATGAATTTGACTGTCGGAATTTTGGATTAATTGCTGAAATTAAATGATAGGCTGAATTACTATCCCATATTAAGAAAAGTGAAGTATGTTTATTACCTTCCTCATCATAAGCACTCATAATACACCCCATATTTCTTTCCTTACTGGCTTTATATATTGAGTAAAATAATTCTTCGCTATATGATATTTCCTGCCCAACCTCTTTCAAGCATTTTTTATGGAATTGATAAAATTCTTTATAATCTTCATCCAGCTTTACTGATATTTTTCCTTTTGCATCTTTAATGCTTTTTCTTTTATCATATGAGAAAGATGCCAATACTTTATCAGGATCAGATATATCCGGTATTACATAAGTATATTTAGTTGTACACTGAAAGCCAGCCCAATAAAAGGGCAACCAATTGGTAATAGAATAATGAAAATGCTGGATAAAATAATCAAACTGTGGCAATTTTTGAATTAAGTCTTCCATTACCTTTATCTCGTTACTTATTTTACTACTTTTCTTTGATGTATCTTTGTTAGTTCTTATCCATGGTCCTAAAGTCTGAGTTTGGTGCGGGAGAGTAAGAATATTAAATTTCTTTTTAACTTTCTTTTTGTAGTAAGGTAATGATCCGATAATAGTATCTCCTTTTTCAGATAATATCACATCCCAATTATTTTCTCCGCATACAGCATCCAGCCACCAATATTTTGAAAATAAAGGAATTGACTCTTCATTATCACATAATTCAATATATTTTCTTTTATTTTCTCCTAACATCACTAATAATTTATTTTTTAAAAATCATGGATATTTCATCTTCATTCTCAGATTCTATGACAAAGCCAAATGATTTATATAGCGAAATTGCTCCCGTATTATCAGAAACTACGTTTAAACTTATAATTTTAAAAAAATTTCCAAGCTCAGAAATACTGTCTGATAGGATTTTTTTTGCAAATCCTTTTCCCAAATAATTATCTTCTACAGCAATGCCTTTTAAATGAATTTCATTGTTATCTCTTGCTATATAAAGAGCATATGCAATACATACATCATCTTTTATTATGGTATATAAGGACCTGTTTTTGTGTGTATATAAGTATAATTTAGTAAGATTATCAATTTGTCCAAATTTTCTGTTATGCAAATTAATAATATTTACAATATCCTTTTTATCATTTTTTTTATAGACCAGATTCCTAACAATTCTAAAAGACCTGATAACGGCTAATACACTTAATAATTTTTGCATATTTATTTACCTTTAGAAAAATGATACGACAATAAGATATTAATTAAATACATGATGGAATATCCCAGTGAAAAGATAATTAAAGTTGTTTTTATATCAAAAAATAATGAACCTAAAACAACAATCGTTATATTTAAAGCAAATAAAAAAATCTGCCATAAAAAATCTACTCTTTGTTTTTCTGTAATCAAAAAGACAACAGAAAGAGGATTAGATAAAAACTGAAAAAAATACATTGGAGTCATATATCTGGCATAGTATCCTGCAGTAATCCATTTTTCGCCGAAAATAATTCTAAAAATATCCGGAGCAAAAATAAAAAACAAAATAAAAGGAACGATACTCAGTTTTAAAAGTGTTTTAAGTGTTGTAGTATATATTGTGTGGCAATTCCCAGTACTGATATAATGCCTGGCCGCTTCTTCTCTGAAAACATTTCCGATTGATCCTGCCATTAGACTGAGTGGCGCTGTAGCAATTCTATTAGCAAATCCATAAAATCCAAGTATAGAATTTCCAAAGTAATAATTAATTATCAAACCAGGAGCTTCATAAGCTGAAGTGTTAAAGAAATGAGCTGCTACTAAAAATTTCGGAAAATTAATATATCTTTTTGCAACATATGAAAGTCTTTTTTTTGAAATCCTGAATGTAGATATATCCTTCCAATTCGCACTCTTTCCATATAAAAACAATGCAGTCAATTGTCCTGAAATCCTTCCTAATATAAGTCCTTGAGGCCATTTAAAAATCCCAAGCAAAATACTAATACCAGATGTTATAATACTTTCAGAGATTTTATTAAATGATATCTTCTTATACTGTCTTTTTCTATTAAACCAGTAAAGAAGTGAGCTTAAATTTGCATTAATAAATACCAATAAAGGTACAAGGAATAAGACAGAAGAAGCATGCGAAAGATTAAATGTTTTTTGAAAAAAAGAATTAAAAATAACAATTACCGGCAATAAAAAAATACAGAATACAGCAGAGATTATAGCAACCAAATATAAAATTTGTTTAGCCCAAATAGAATTTTTCGGCAATAGAATAGCAAGTTCATATCTACCTGTTGCAAATACTGTAAGTACATTAACAATACTTAAAAGTATAGTATAATCACCAAAACTTTCGGGGTCATAAACTCTTGAAAGTATTGGTGTTATAAGCAATAGGATTAATTGAGCAAAAGCTGTTCCCGACAATAATGTCAGAATATTCTTAAAATACTCAGATTTAGACGCTATTGTTTTGTCGATTAAACTATTTATAAATCTTTTGATCATGTTGATTTCAAGCTATAAATCCTTTCGATAATATCCACCACTTTCAGTCCTTCTAAAGCATTAGTAGTGATGGTATTTCTGCCTTTTAATACATCTACAACATTTTCAATAATATAATGATGGTTTGCTGCAGATCCTTTATAAGCACCATAATCATTTCCAGGGTTTGTTGGAGCTAATTCTGGCATTACATAGTCTTTTATATTACAAACTTCTACTTTGTCCATATATTGTCCTCCAATTTTCACAGATCCATTCTCTGCAATGATCGTCATAGAACTTTCAAGGTTCTGATTCCAAACAGAAGTAGAATAATTTAATGATCCCATTCCTCCATCTACAAAATCAAAGCTAACGAAACCTGAGTCTTCAAAATCAGTAAGCGTTTCATGATTAAAATCTGCAAATTTTGCCTGAATATTAGTAATATCACCAAACAGCCAGTACATGATATCGATAAAGTGAGAAAACTGGGTAAACAAAGTTCCTCCATCCAGATCTTTCTTTCCATGCCATGATTCCGGCTTATAATATCGGTTATCACGGTTCCAGTAGCAATTAAGCTGAACCATATATATATTCCCAAGTTTTCCGCTCTCAACCATTTCTTTCACCCATGCGGAAGGAGGTGAATATCTGTTTTGCATCACGGCAAAAACTTGTTTATGCTTGTGCAAAGCCTGAAAAATAAGTTTTTCAGCATGCTGTTTTTTCAGAGCCATTGGCTTTTCTACCACAACGTGCTTTCCTGCATCTATCACTTTATAAGATTGCTCAAAATGAAATCCGTTTGGAGAAGCGATATTAACTACATCCACTTCAATTCCGGAAGCTAAAAATTCATCTAGTGATGCAAAAAAGGGAACGTCATAATTTTCAATTCCCAATGCAGATTTATCTTTAACATCAATCAGTCCTACCAACTCACATTCATCATTTCTTGAGATCATTTCGGCGTGTCTTTTTCCGATATGCCCGCAGCCCACAACTGCAAATTTTATTTTTTCACTCATTTGTATGTTTTTAAATTTTTGAAACTTTGTTATTTTCTAATTTGTATTTTTCTCCACTTTCTTCACAAACGGCAATATTTTCTGCATCAAATTGAAGTCTTTGCCCAAATTCACTCATCCATCCCATTTGTCTGGCAGGGTTTCCTACTACCAATGCATAATCCGGCACTTCTTTTGTAACTACAGCTCCTGCCCCAATAAAAGCATACTGACCAATATTATGTCCACAAACAATGGTTGCATTAGCTCCTATAGATGCCCCTTTTCCAACATGGGTTTTCAGGTATTCATTCTTTCTGTTGACTGCACTTCTTGGATTTATTACATTGGTAAAAACCATTGAAGGGCCTAAAAAAACATCATCATCACATGTTACTCCTTCATAGATTGAAACATTATTCTGAACTTTCACATTCTGTCCTAAAACGACTTTAGGAGAGATGACAACATTCTGACCAATATTACATTTTTCGCCCAAAATGCAACCTGTCATCAGGTGTGAAAAGTGCCAAATTTTGGTTCCGTTTCCTATTTGACATCCTTCGTCAATAACGGCTGTTTCGTGTGCAAAAAAATCCGACATATCTGCTTTATATTAATTAAAATAGTTCTTAATCTCTGTAATAATCACATCCAGTACTTCCTGATCAAACTCGGTATGTACAGGAAGAGAAATAACTTCCGTGCAAAGCTGCTCTGTAACCGGAAGACTCAAACCTTCTTCTACATATTGAAGAAAAGCTTCCTGTTTGTAAAGGGGTAAAGGATAATATACCATACTTGGAATATTTTTTTCTGCCAAATATTTCTGCAGCTCATCTCTTTTCCCATTTTCCACTCTAAGGGTATACTGATGAAATACATGGGTAGAATTTCCAGCTCTTTTAGGAATCTGAATTCCCGCAATATCTGCAAGGTTTTCATCATAATAATCTGCCATTCTGTTTCTGGCTGCTGAATACTCATCCAAATGTTTAAGCTTAACTTTTAGTACCGCTGCCTGAATGGTATCCAATCTTGAGTTACAGCCTAAAACTTTATGATAGTATTTCTTTTCCTGACCATGGTTGGCAATCATTCTTATTTTAAGAGCTAAATCATCATCATTTGTCATCAATGCACCTCCATCACCATAGCATCCAAGATTTTTTGACGGAAAAAAAGAAGTACATCCGATATGTCCGATAGTTCCTGTTTTTTTGACCGTTCCATTAGAGAAAGTATAATCAGAACCTATTGCCTGCGCATTATCTTCTATAACAAAAAGGTTATGTTTTTCTGCAAATTCGATAATTTTTTCCATATCAGCACTTTGGCCGTATAAATGAACAGGAACAATTGCTTTGGTTTTTGGGGTCAGGTATTTTTCAAGACCTTCCAGTTGTATATCAAACGTATCTTCATTTACATCTACCATTACCGGTTTTAATCCTAAGAGACCCATAACTTCTGCTGTTGCTACATAGGTGAAGGCAGGGCAAATTATTTCGTCACCAGGCTGCAGATTAAGAGCCATCATGGCAATTTGAAGAGCATCTGTTCCGTTAGCACATGGAATAACATGTTTTACTCCCAGATATTTTTCAAAATCCTGTTGAAATTCTTTTACAGCAGGACCGTTAATAAATGCTGTATTATCAATACATTCCTGGATACTGATGTCTACGTCTTCTTTTATTTTCAGGTATTGACCTTTAAGGTCAACCATTTGAATTTTCATATTTTAGTTTTTTGAGTGCACGTAGAGGTGCATTTTTTAATTCATGATAAGCTCACTTATTTTATTTCCTATAGAAAGGCAGGAAGTAGCTGCTGGAGAAGGAGCATTTCTAACGTGAATAATATTTCCATTTTTCACGATATCAAAATCATCAATCAGTCCTCCATTTCTATCACAAGCCTGAGCTCTTACTCCTGAGCCTCCTACTACAAGGTCACTTTCCTGTATTTCCGGTAAAAGTTTCTGAAGTGCTTTTGTAAATGCAGATTTGGAAAGTGAACGGTGCATTTCTCCCATTCCCGTTTTTCCATATTTTGCTACAATTTTTCTAAATCCTGGCCATAGCATAGTCTGCATGGTCTCGTTGAAATTGAAATCAAAAAAATGGTATCCTTCTTTTTTGAATGCCAGAACAGCATTGGGTCCAGCTTCAATATTACCATCAATCATTCTGGTAAAGTGGACTCCAAGAAATGGAAAACTAGGATCAGGTACTGGATAAATAAGATGTTTTACCAGATATTTTTTTTCGTCCTTAATTTTATAATATTCTCCTCTGAAAGGAATAATGACCACATCGTTTTTTTCGTTGGTCATTTTAGTTATCTTGTCGGAATACAATCCTGCACAAGAAATCAGCTTTTTGGTTTTAAATTCGGAAATATTGGTGTTTACAATAATTTCAGATCCTTTATCAATGATATTTTTTACTTCATTATTAAATCTTACTTCTCCTCCTAATTCTTCAAAAAGCTCTTTTATTTTTTTGGCTATTCCCGGATAGTCAATAATTCCGGTTTGTGGAACTTTGATTGCTTTTACTCCTTCACAGTGGGGTTCAATTTCACGGAACTCTTCTCTTGAAAGGTATTTTAAGTCCTGTAGACCGTTTTCAACTCCTCTTTTATAAATATTATCTAAAAGGGGTAATTCTTCCTGTGAAGTCGCTACAATTATCTTCCCACAAAGGTCATATCGTATTCCGTATTTTTCAGCAAAATTAATGACCGAGTTATACCCTTCAATACAATTTTTTGCTTT
This region of Chryseobacterium culicis genomic DNA includes:
- the lhgO gene encoding L-2-hydroxyglutarate oxidase produces the protein MNYDIIIIGAGLVGLATAYQTQLKNPDSKILILEKENDVALHQSGHNSGVIHSGIYYKPGSLKAKNCIEGYNSVINFAEKYGIRYDLCGKIIVATSQEELPLLDNIYKRGVENGLQDLKYLSREEFREIEPHCEGVKAIKVPQTGIIDYPGIAKKIKELFEELGGEVRFNNEVKNIIDKGSEIIVNTNISEFKTKKLISCAGLYSDKITKMTNEKNDVVIIPFRGEYYKIKDEKKYLVKHLIYPVPDPSFPFLGVHFTRMIDGNIEAGPNAVLAFKKEGYHFFDFNFNETMQTMLWPGFRKIVAKYGKTGMGEMHRSLSKSAFTKALQKLLPEIQESDLVVGGSGVRAQACDRNGGLIDDFDIVKNGNIIHVRNAPSPAATSCLSIGNKISELIMN